The following coding sequences lie in one Spinacia oleracea cultivar Varoflay chromosome 1, BTI_SOV_V1, whole genome shotgun sequence genomic window:
- the LOC110801181 gene encoding 8-amino-7-oxononanoate synthase isoform X2 has protein sequence MGPRGSALICGYTDYHGHLEASLAELKKKEDCLLCPTGFAANMAFIVAVGSIASLSASGRIPARAEKVAVFSDALNHASIIDGLRLGERLHCIETFVYRHCDMSHLDALLSDCTISKKVVVTDSLFSMDGDFAPMTELAKLRKKHSFLLVIDDAHGTFTCGEGGGGVAQEFDCESDVDICIGTLSKAAGCTGGFIACSKRWKQLVMSRGRSFIFSTAMPIPMAAAAHAATFVAEKEGWRRKAIQERVQDFRDLTGIPITSHIVSIIVGSEEKSLLASRHMLKSGFHVTAIRPPTVPPNSCRLRITLSAAHTRKDVKKLADALSRCINFQDIDVENTELLAKL, from the exons ATGGGTCCAAGAGGCTCTGCCTTGATATGTGGTTACACAGATTATCATGGGCATTTGGAGGCAAGTTTAGCAGAGTTGAAGAAGAAAGAG GATTGTCTCCTTTGTCCTACTGGTTTTGCTGCGAATATGGCCTTCATTGTTGCAGTAGGAAGCATTGCCTCTCTATCGGCTTCTGGCAGAATACCTGCTAGAGCAGAAAAAGTTGCTGTCTTCTCTGATGCCCTTAATCATGCATCAATCATTGATGGCCTCCGCCTTGGTGAACGACTACATTGTATAGAGACGTTTGTCTACCGACATTGTGATATGTCCCATCTTGATGCACTTCT ATCAGATTGTACAATTTCTAAAAAGGTGGTTGTGACAGATAG CTTGTTTAGCATGGATGGAGATTTCGCACCAATGACTGAGCTAGCAAAACTTCGTAAGAAGCATAGTTTTTTATTGGTTATTGATGAT GCTCATGGAACATTTACTTGTGGCGAAGGTGGTGGGGGAGTGGCTCAAGAGTTTGATTGTGAAAGTGATGTTGATATATGTATTGGCACTTTAAGTAAGGCAGCAGGTTGCACTGGAGGTTTCATAGCATGCAG CAAAAGGTGGAAACAACTTGTTATGTCCAGGGGTCGATCTTTTATATTTTCCACTGCTATGCCTATACCAATGGCAGCCGCTGCCCATG CTGCCACTTTTGTTGCTGAAAAAGAAGGCTGGCGTAGAAAAGCAATCCAAGAACGGGTGCAAGACTTCCGAGATCTCACCGGAATCCCAATAACAAGTCATATAGTCTCTATTATAGTGGGAAGTGAAGAGAAGTCCTTGCTAGCCAGTCG GCATATGCTGAAATCTGGGTTCCATGTTACTGCAATTAGACCACCAACTGTCCCTCCTAATTCATGCAG ACTGAGAATAACTTTGAGCGCTGCACATACAAGGAAGGATGTAAAGAAGCTTGCTGATGCGTTGTCCCGTTGCATAAACTTTCAAGATATTGATGTTGAAAATACAGAATTACTGGCAAAGCTCTAG
- the LOC130466102 gene encoding uncharacterized protein, whose translation MAVLVKSLVALFFFICVVHGGSSICTNEDLKINQVSTGTQVGGKAEYEVSIENTCSCVFVDIILSCDGFQTQEPIDHSILNKDGSDCTINNGNAIAPSSTFKFKYSWDQMYNFSLKNSQIACS comes from the exons ATGGCGGTACTTGTCAAATCCCTCGTTgcacttttctttttcatttgtgTAGTTCATGGAG gAAGTAGTATATGCACAAATGAGGACTTGAAAATCAATCAAGTGTCAACCGGAACACAAGTAGGAGGGAAGGCTGAGTACGAAGTTAGCATTGAAAATACATGTTCATGTGTGTTTGTGGATATAATTTTATCATGCGATGGATTTCAAACACAAGAACCAATCGATCATTCCATTTTAAACAAAGATGGCTCGGATTGTACCATCAACAACGGAAATGCTATTGCTCCAAGTTCTACCTTTAAATTCAAATATTCATGGGATCAAATGTACAACTTCTCTTTGAAGAATTCTCAAATTGCTTGTTCTTAA
- the LOC110801164 gene encoding uncharacterized protein: MALGKINLLFIVIFFSFAVQGMGQCSVKDMSINQSKVELVKNNDTVMGRVWNVTITNNCYCSQSNVKIACTGIRTLKENVDPSIVKMAKGKGVVKNGDPIYPYTSVGFTYASTLPLQFRLLSSQVSCS; encoded by the exons ATGGCGCTAGGGAAAATCAACTTGCTCTTCATTGTTATCTTTTTCAGCTTCGCGGTCCAAG GCATGGGGCAGTGCTCAGTGAAGGATATGAGCATAAATCAAAGCAAGGTGGaattagtaaagaataatgatACAGTTATGGGGCGAGTTTGGAATGTGACAATCACGAATAATTGCTATTGCTCTCAATCAAATGTTAAAATTGCTTGTACGGGGATTCGAACCTTGAAAGAAAATGTGGATCCCTCAATTGTGAAGATGGCAAAGGGTAAAGGAGTTGTGAAAAATGGGGATCCAATTTATCCATATACTTCAGTTGGATTTACCTATGCTTCTACTTTACCACTTCAGTTCAGGCTACTTTCTTCTCAAGTTTCTTGTTCTTAA
- the LOC110801181 gene encoding 8-amino-7-oxononanoate synthase isoform X1, whose protein sequence is MSANWDEWVEAALSKLESLKLLRSLRPINVSNNSSNFDGHAYHVFDSLRQWDRTSVEVTISDSTFRNWLNDIPSCGAIEVPKGEEGNVVGKSCSRSGKKLLLFSGNDYLGLSAHPTIRMAAAKAAQEHGMGPRGSALICGYTDYHGHLEASLAELKKKEDCLLCPTGFAANMAFIVAVGSIASLSASGRIPARAEKVAVFSDALNHASIIDGLRLGERLHCIETFVYRHCDMSHLDALLSDCTISKKVVVTDSLFSMDGDFAPMTELAKLRKKHSFLLVIDDAHGTFTCGEGGGGVAQEFDCESDVDICIGTLSKAAGCTGGFIACSKRWKQLVMSRGRSFIFSTAMPIPMAAAAHAATFVAEKEGWRRKAIQERVQDFRDLTGIPITSHIVSIIVGSEEKSLLASRHMLKSGFHVTAIRPPTVPPNSCRLRITLSAAHTRKDVKKLADALSRCINFQDIDVENTELLAKL, encoded by the exons ATGAGCGCGAACTGGGATGAGTGGGTTGAAGCAGCGCTTTCCAAGTTAGAATCTTTGAAACTGTTACGTTCTCTTAGACCCATCAATGTCTCCAACAATTCCTCCAATTTTGATGGCCATGCATACCATGTGTTCGACAGTTTGCGCCAATGGGATCGAACTTCTGTAGAAGTCACGATTTCTGATTCAACTTTCCGAAATTGGCTCAATGATATTCCTAGTTGCG GAGCTATTGAAGTGCCTAAAGGTGAAGAGGGTAATGTAGTAGGAAAATCATGCTCTCGCAGTGGCAAAAAGCTACTGCTGTTCTCTGGAAATGATTATTTGGGCTTGAGTGCACATCCCACGATTAGAATGGCTGCTGCTAAG GCAGCTCAAGAGCACGGGATGGGTCCAAGAGGCTCTGCCTTGATATGTGGTTACACAGATTATCATGGGCATTTGGAGGCAAGTTTAGCAGAGTTGAAGAAGAAAGAG GATTGTCTCCTTTGTCCTACTGGTTTTGCTGCGAATATGGCCTTCATTGTTGCAGTAGGAAGCATTGCCTCTCTATCGGCTTCTGGCAGAATACCTGCTAGAGCAGAAAAAGTTGCTGTCTTCTCTGATGCCCTTAATCATGCATCAATCATTGATGGCCTCCGCCTTGGTGAACGACTACATTGTATAGAGACGTTTGTCTACCGACATTGTGATATGTCCCATCTTGATGCACTTCT ATCAGATTGTACAATTTCTAAAAAGGTGGTTGTGACAGATAG CTTGTTTAGCATGGATGGAGATTTCGCACCAATGACTGAGCTAGCAAAACTTCGTAAGAAGCATAGTTTTTTATTGGTTATTGATGAT GCTCATGGAACATTTACTTGTGGCGAAGGTGGTGGGGGAGTGGCTCAAGAGTTTGATTGTGAAAGTGATGTTGATATATGTATTGGCACTTTAAGTAAGGCAGCAGGTTGCACTGGAGGTTTCATAGCATGCAG CAAAAGGTGGAAACAACTTGTTATGTCCAGGGGTCGATCTTTTATATTTTCCACTGCTATGCCTATACCAATGGCAGCCGCTGCCCATG CTGCCACTTTTGTTGCTGAAAAAGAAGGCTGGCGTAGAAAAGCAATCCAAGAACGGGTGCAAGACTTCCGAGATCTCACCGGAATCCCAATAACAAGTCATATAGTCTCTATTATAGTGGGAAGTGAAGAGAAGTCCTTGCTAGCCAGTCG GCATATGCTGAAATCTGGGTTCCATGTTACTGCAATTAGACCACCAACTGTCCCTCCTAATTCATGCAG ACTGAGAATAACTTTGAGCGCTGCACATACAAGGAAGGATGTAAAGAAGCTTGCTGATGCGTTGTCCCGTTGCATAAACTTTCAAGATATTGATGTTGAAAATACAGAATTACTGGCAAAGCTCTAG